TCCGCTCATTCAAAGTAAATGGCAAACCAAAAGAACAAGCTATATCCAAGAGCGGTGTTGATAATATTCTAAAATCGGCTTCAAAAACCCTAAACCTTCCTGCAAACGCACTGCTTTCAAGTCACTCTGGCCGTGTTGGGGCTATTCAGGCTTTAGTTAAAGGAAATACCGCTACTGCTCTAATACAACTTAACGCAGGGCTTAAATCAGCCACTATGGTATCGCGTTATTCGCGTCGAATTGATGGTGAAAATCTTCCAATGGCGGCGATTCTTAACGACAGCGACGACGAATAAAATTGAATTGATTACTGCAAAATAATATCGGTCCATTTGATGCAATCATTTCACAACTGGCATATTGATACCGGTGATCAAATGCGACATACGCAAAAAATCTACAAAGATATACTCGGCAGATTCAGAAATTGTTACCTATAACCGCCTCAAAAATTCAATGACTTGCTATATTCACGCTCATTAATGGCGAGGCTGCTTTCAATCGCGGTCATTGAGAATGTTCCAGGCATGGCGAGATAATTAATGAGAATACAAGGCGTTGTTAAGTGGTTTAGCGTCCCGCAAGGCTTCGGGTTTATTACCTCTATAACAGAAGGAACTGACCACTATTTTCACGTAAGCGATGTAATTGGATCTGCGTTACCCGAAATTGGAGACAAAGTTACTTTTGAAACCATATCCACCCCAAAGGGCTTAAGAGGCAAAAGAGTTGAACTCAAGCAAAAGCAAAGTAGCCAGATCGACTGCCCTAAATGTGAGCGTAAAATTACCCCTAGACTTGTCATAGTCAAAGGTGAAGCTAATCACTCACTTTGCCCTTACTGTGGTGGAAGGGTAAAAAACTTCTATAAGCCCGGCATTTTGAGCGCAATTCCATACTATTTGGGCTACCTGTCAGGACGATACCCAAAACAGTTTTACGGCACCATACTCGCCGCTCTCGTATTGCACTATGTAATCTCAAAATTTTGATAAGCATCTTTTGATTGGTCACTAATAGCTAAGGATTATTATGACATTGACTTTAGATTATCCTTTACTAATTCAAACCTTGATTCAATTTCAACTAAACTGACACCAGTCCAGAGCGACAACACCAAGCTCGATGTAACAAAATTAGACAAGTCGGCACTACAGTATCTTGTCGAACAATGCGTAGAAGTAAGAACCGGACAGTTTAAGACTTCCGATATCGAGAAACTAAACAAAAGGGCTTGCTTGAAGGAAATAACTGGTTTGAACTTGTAACAGAAGGAGCCATTAGGCTCCTTTTTTACATCTATCCCATAATGGACTTAATCACGCTATCGCTAACACCTTGCTCTTTGAGTCGCTTTAGCGTTTGCTTGACTAATTCTGCTTGCCGCTTCGTATCTGCTTCTTGATTGTCAATTTCCTGAATCATTTCCTCAACGGCACAGCTAAATACCTGCTTAGCTTTTTCTAATTGCGCTTTCGACAGCCCTGATAGAAGGGCTTTCACTCCCCGGACTGTATTCAGTTGCTTAATCATCGTTTCGCGAGCTTCATCACTCAGTTTTGCCATGGGTATTCCCTCCAAATTTATTCCGCGCCTAATCTGAAATGATTGCCGGGTTATGTCAAATTAGCCGTAGAATATTTAGGGGAAATCTCATGCTCGGATTTTTAAAAAACACCAAATTAGAAGCAGCAAAACAGCCACCAATTGTAAAAGCAAATCCCAAAAAGGCTAACGACGGCTGGTACACAGCTGTAGCGCCAAGCGAGTGGGAAAAGATCAACGAACACGTTATTAACACTATCTACCGTGGGGTTCGATTAGAGCCGCACCATACTCAAACCTACTACACGGCAGCAATCAGCAAACTGGCTAGGTATATTCAAGCGTTTCCAGCATCAGAGTATAACCATCATTCATCGGCAGGTGGATTGCTTGAACACACATTAGAAGTGGCTAAGAACACGGTGATGTACCGCCGTGAAGTTCTGTATTCAGAAAATGGTAAGGAGACTGAAATAGAAGAACAGGCAGACGTATTTGCATACGCTTGCTTTACCGCCAGTCTCATGCATGACATTGGTAAAATTATTACTGACATTGAGGTTGTTTACCGCAAATCGGAAAGTGACAAACCAAGAATGTGGAACCCACTCTATGAGGCCATTCCAATTGGGGCTCAGTATAAATTCAGATACAACCCGCATCGCATAAGTGGCGTTCATGAATTGGCTGGCCAAATGCTCACCACTGCATTGATCCCCATGGAAGGCATCATTTGGATTAAGAGCTATCCAAAACTATGGCTTAAATGGATTAGCTGCATTGCTGGTGATCATGCTAAAGGAGGTGAAGTATCAAAGGTCGTAAAATTTGCTGACTCAGCCTCAGCAGCAAATAACTTTACAGGCCAATCCAGCTTGGCCAGCAAAATCGAAGCTGGTGAAAAAGTGGCTAACAGTGGCCACGGAGCTGCCGAGATATTACTTAAGGCAATGCGTCAGGCTATCGAGAGCGGCGATTTACCCCTTAACCGTATTGGCGGCGCGGGATGGTGCCATGGCGATACTGTTTATATGGTTTCGCAAAGGACTGTGCAGGCGTGTAGGCATATTGCACGTTCAACAGGGTTTAGCGCATTACCTGAGAATGATGTCACCTTATTTGCACTACTGTGCGATGCTGGAATTGCAACTCGCCACCCAGTAACCAACGACCTAGTACACACCTTGGAGATCACAGCTAATAAAGCTGATAAGCAGTGGAAAGGGGAATTGACGTTTTTATCAATCTCCAAATCGGTCTTAGACCCTCAGAACGTGCTGAACCTGACTAACGATAACGAGATTAAGCTAAATGATTTAACTCAAATCAAAGGTAAAAACGCTAAAGCAAACCCGGGATCTGAATTGGTGCCTGGGACAAATACGAATGAATCTGTAGACAGCAAACCCGCTCTGTTTGAGTCAGTTGATAAGAGCTCTGGCGAGGTCATAAAACAACCACAACCCAATGTTGCAGAAGAAAGTAACGAACCAGACTTTTTTAGTGCCTTTATGAGTTCAACTGCCAATCTCAAGAAAAGTGATGAATCAGAAACTAAGTTTCTAGCTACTCGGCCAATTAAACCTGCAGAACCCTCATTTAACCATCAAAACTCAGCAACCATGGCAAGCAATGAACAATCGCCACCCAGTTCACACGTAGCAAATTCAGAGCTAATACAACAACCAGAGGAAACAACCCAAACGTCTGCACTTCCGCGATTCCAACCTACGAAAGTTGATAAAAAGTCACTCGATCAAGCCTTGAATCCGTTTGGATTTGGGATTGGGAAAACAGCTGGTAGCGTAATTCAAGATACTGAAAGTGTTGGTCAGCAGTTTCTAACTTGGCTAAGTGACTCGATAAGAGCTAGGGCGCTACCGTTTAACGATTTCGGGTCATATTGCTTTATGGTTCGGGACGGTGTGTTTGTTTCGTCCCCTAACATATTTGACGCATACTCCGAGTCATTGGGTAGTCAGGTCAATCGTAATGAGATTATCGAGGAATTACGCAAGCGAGCCCTACTACAAACGGCCTTTGAAGGTGCTATGAGAAAATTAACCTTATCCAATGAAAGTAAAACGGTATTAGATGGGATTCTAATCAAACATGAGGCCGTTCACACG
The Shewanella sp. GD04112 DNA segment above includes these coding regions:
- the mobH gene encoding MobH family relaxase, translating into MLGFLKNTKLEAAKQPPIVKANPKKANDGWYTAVAPSEWEKINEHVINTIYRGVRLEPHHTQTYYTAAISKLARYIQAFPASEYNHHSSAGGLLEHTLEVAKNTVMYRREVLYSENGKETEIEEQADVFAYACFTASLMHDIGKIITDIEVVYRKSESDKPRMWNPLYEAIPIGAQYKFRYNPHRISGVHELAGQMLTTALIPMEGIIWIKSYPKLWLKWISCIAGDHAKGGEVSKVVKFADSASAANNFTGQSSLASKIEAGEKVANSGHGAAEILLKAMRQAIESGDLPLNRIGGAGWCHGDTVYMVSQRTVQACRHIARSTGFSALPENDVTLFALLCDAGIATRHPVTNDLVHTLEITANKADKQWKGELTFLSISKSVLDPQNVLNLTNDNEIKLNDLTQIKGKNAKANPGSELVPGTNTNESVDSKPALFESVDKSSGEVIKQPQPNVAEESNEPDFFSAFMSSTANLKKSDESETKFLATRPIKPAEPSFNHQNSATMASNEQSPPSSHVANSELIQQPEETTQTSALPRFQPTKVDKKSLDQALNPFGFGIGKTAGSVIQDTESVGQQFLTWLSDSIRARALPFNDFGSYCFMVRDGVFVSSPNIFDAYSESLGSQVNRNEIIEELRKRALLQTAFEGAMRKLTLSNESKTVLDGILIKHEAVHTQHEKRLNSSIATLL